The DNA sequence GAAAAAAGTAGCTCAAATAGCAAATAAATATAATATAGAGAGCTATTTATCTTTAGAAGAATATATGGCGTGTGGAATAGGAGCATGTGTAGGTTGCGTAAAAAAAATAAAAAATAGTGAAAAAAAAGAGGGGTGGGAATATAAGAAAGTATGTAAAGATGGCCCTATTTTTAAAGGCGACGAGGTGATATGGGAATGAATATGAAAGTAAAATTGGGAAATATAATATTACAAAATCCAATTATGACAGCCTCTGGAACTTTTGGTTATGGAGATGAATTTAAAGAATTGGTAGATTTAAATAGAATAGGTGGAATTTGTGTAAAAGGAACAACATTAGAAGAAAGGCAAGGGAATCCTACTCCAAGGATATTAGAAACGCCTGGTGGTATGTTAAATGCTATTGGCTTTCAAAATGTAGGAATAGATAGATTTAAAAAAGAAAAATATTCTTTTTTAAAAGAGCTAAAAGCCAAAACATTTGTAAATATAACTGCTAATACGATAGAAGAGTTTGGAATTTTAGCGAATAAATTAAATGATATAGAAATAGGTGGAATAGAAATAAATATATCTTGCCCAAATATTAAAGCCGGTGGAATAAATATGGGAACAGATCCTGATATGGCATTTAAAGTAGTGAAAGAAGTAAAAAAGAATACAAAACATCACGTTATGGTAAAACTTACGCCAAATGTAACGGATATAAAAGTGATAGCAAAAGCTGTAGAAGATGCAGGCGCAGATTCGATATCTCTCATAAATACATTGGTAGGAATGGCAGTAGATATAAAAACTAGAAAACCAAAAATTAAAAATATAATAGCTGGATTATCTGGACCAGCGATAAAACCAGTTGCATTAAGATTAGTTTGGGAAGTAGCTAAAACAGTTAAAATCCCAATAGTTGGAATGGGTGGGATTAGTAATTTTGAGGATGTATTAGAATTTTTAATAGTTGGAGCAACTGCTGTACAAATAGGAACTGCAAATTTTTATAATCCGAGAGTTACAATGGATATTTTAGATGGGTTAGAAAAATATATGAAAGAAAATGAGATTAAAGATATAAATGAAATTGTAGGTAGTTTTAAAATTTAATATTAAAAAAATGCTAAAATCATATACGTATAAGGAGTGATAAGAGTGAAAGAATATAAGTTTAGTGAAATTGAATCAAAATGGCAAAAAGAATGGGAAGAACAAAAGATATTTAAAACTGAAAATAAAGATGAAAATAGAGAAAATTATTATCTGTTAGAGATGTTTCCGTATCCATCAGGAAAAATTCATATGGGACATGTTAGAAATTATAGTATTGGGGATGTAATAGCTAGATATAAAAAAATGAATGGGTATAATGTTTTACATCCAATTGGATGGGATTCTTTTGGATTACCAGCTGAAAATGCAGCTATACAAAATGGAGTAGATCCAAAAAAGTGGACGTTAGAAAATATTGAAAGTATGAAAAAACAGTTAAAAAAACTTGGCTTTTCATATGATTGGGATAGAGAGATAGCAACTTGTAAAGAGGATTATTATAAATGGAATCAATGGATATTTACAAAACTGTATGAAAAAGGTTTGGTGTATAAGAAAAAGTCTTATGTTAATTGGTGCGATAGTTGTAAAACAGTGTTAGCTAATGAGCAAGTTGAAGATGGTAAGTGTTGGAGATGTGGAAATGAAGTACATCAAAAAGATTTGGAACAATGGTTTTTTAAGATAACTGATTATGCAGAAGAACTATTAGAGGGACATAAAGAATTAAAGGGAAATTGGCCGGATAAAGTAATAGCTATGCAAAAAAATTGGATAGGAAAAAGTTATGGAACAGAGGTAAATTTTAAATTAGAAAATAGTGACATAGATGTTCCTGTATTTACAACAAGAGTAGATACGATATTTGGTGTAACTTATATGGTTTTAGCACCAGAACATCCATTAGTAGAAGAGATATTAAAAGAGAATAAAGATATAAAAGAAAAAGTATATAAAATGAGAAATGAAGATAAAATTTCTCGTACAGCAGAAAATTCTGAAAAAACTGGAGTATTTTCTGGGAAATATGTTATAAATCCAGTAAATAATGAGAAAGTTCCTTTATGGATAGGAAATTATGTGTTAATGGATTATGGAACTGGAGCTGTAATGGCTGTACCAACACATGATGAGAGAGATTTTCAATTTGCTAAAAAGTATAATTTGAAATTAAAAATAGTTATAACTCCTGAAGAAGATGAAATTAATAAAGACGAAATGACTGAAGCATATATAAAAAAAGGAATATTAATAAATTCAGGTGAATTTAATGGATTAAAAAATAGAGAAGCAATAAGTAAAATAGCGGATTATATAGAAAAAAAAGGGTACGGAAAAAAGACAACAAATTACAGACTGAAAGATTGGTTAATTTCAAGACAAAGATATTGGGGAACTCCAATTCCAGCTATTTATTGTGAAAAATGTGGTGTTGTAATGGAAAAAGAGGAAAATCTTCCAGTTAGATTACCAAGCGATGTAGAGTTTACTGGAACTGGAAATCCATTAGAGACATCAAATGAATATAAAAATGTAGTTTGTCCAAAATGTGGTGGAAAAGCAAGAAGAGAAACTGATACAATGGATACATTTGTGGATTCATCTTGGTATTATCTTAGATATACAGATTCTAAAAATAGTAGTATTCCATTTGAAAAAGAGATTGTAGATGGATGGGTTCCTGTAGATCAATATATTGGCGGAATAGAACATGCAGTAATGCATCTGCTTTATTCTAGATTTTTCCATAAATTATTAAGAGATTTAGGGTTACTTTCAAGCGATGAACCGTTTAAAAAATTATTAACACAGGGAATGGTACTAGGACCATCATATCATTGCCCAGACTGTAAAAAATACTATTATGCCTCTGAGGTTGAGGAAGGAAACAGGTGCAAAACATGTGGAAAAGATTTGAAAATAAAGGTTGAAAAAATGTCAAAATCAAAAAATAATGGTGTTGATCCAAACCATATAATAGCGGAATATGGAGCAGATACAGCTAGATTATTTACTTTATTTGCTGCACCACCAGAAAAAGAGTTAGAGTGGAATGAGAAAAGTTTAGCAGGAGCATTTAGATTTTTAAATAGAGTTTGGAGAATTGTTTTAGAAAATAAAGAACATGTAAACATTGGAAATAAAATAGAGATAGATGTAAAAAAACTAAATAAAGATGATAAAAATTTAATGAAAAAACTTAATCAAACAATAAAAAAAGTTACAGAAAGTATGGAAGATAATTTTCATTTTAATACAGCAATAGCTGCAATAATGGAATTGGTTAATGAGATGTATCTTTATAAAAATAGCATATTCGATAATAAAAAAGAGAGTAATATTTGGAGAGAAGTTATTGAAAAATTAGTGATATTGGTTTCGCCATTTGTACCACATATAGCAGATGAATTATGGGAAGAAGCTGGATTTAAAGGGTTTGTATATGAAGAGAAGTGGCCAATTTCTAATGAAGAGTTTTTAGTAGAAGATGAAGTAAATGTAGCATTTCAAGTAAATGGTAAATTGAGAGATGCAGCAACTGTAGCAAAAGAGATAGGTAGAGAAGAACTAAAAGAGTTAGCGTTAAATTCTGATAAAGTTAAAAAATATACAGATGGAAAAAATATATTGAAAGTTATAGTTGTTCCAAATAAAATAGTTAATATTGTAGTAAAATAAATTGAAAGTCCTCTTTTTTCTATTAAGAAGAATAGGGGGCTTTTTATCATATATTTTTTATTAATTAGAAAAGTATAAAATTATTCAGAGAATAATCTATGCTATTTTGTTAGTCATGATTATTGTTAATAAGTAAAAAAATATATCTAAAAGTAACTTATAGGATAAAAAAGTAAAAAAAGCATATTTATTTTAATAAAAAATAAAATATATTTATTGAAGAAATCAAATATATCGAAAAAATAAAGTTGAATAATCCGTTGATTTTAAAAGGTTTCAAAGGATGTTATGTAAAAATATAAAAAAATGCAAAAAAAGTATTTGACAAAATGTGATAAGTGTGGTAATATTAATCTCGTCCTCGAGAGAGGGCAAAGGACATTGAAAACTTAATAGAGAGAAGTAAAGCAAACCAAAAAAAAGACAAAAAGGTGTAAAAATATAGATTGAAGAGTTTGATCCTGGCTCAGGATGAACGCTGGCGGAATGCTTAACACATGCAAGTCTACCACAAAGGCTCTTCGGAGCTGAGTAAGGTGGCGGACGGGTGAGTAACGCGTGAATAACCTGCCCATTAGAGGGGGATAACTTCTGGAAACGGGAGCTAAAACCGCATAATCTTATTGATAGGCATCTATTGATAAGTAAATGCTATATGCGCTAATGGAGGGGTTCGCGTCCTATTAGCTAGTTGGTGAGGTAATGGCTCACCAAGGCGACGATAGGTAGCCGGCCTGAGAGGGTGAACGGCCACAAGGGAACTGAGACACGGTCCTTACTCCTACGGGAGGCAGCAGTGGGGAATATTGGACAATGGGCGAGAGCCTGATCCAGCAATTCCGCGTGAATGATGAAGGCCTTCGGGTTGTAAAGTTCTTTCAGCAGGGAAGAAGCAAGTGACGGTACCTGCAGAAGAAGCCACGGCTAATTACGTGCCAGCAGCCGCGGTAAGACGTAAGTGGCAAGCGTTATCCGGAATCACTGGGCGTAAAGGGCATCTAGGCGGCCTATAAAGTCAGAGGTGAAAATTCATGGCTCAACCATGTCCTTGCCTTTGAAACTAATAAGCTAGAGTACGGGAGAGGAGGGCGGAACTACAAGTGTAGCGGTGGAATGCGTAGATATTTGTAGGAATGCCGATGACGAAGGTAGCTCTCTGGACCGATACTGACGCTGAAGTGCGAAAGCTAGGGGAGCAAACAGGATTAGATACCCTGGTAGTCCTAGCTGTAAACGATGGATACTGGGTGTGGGGGGTCGAACCTCTGTGCCGAAGCTAACGCGATAAGTATCCCGCCTGGGGAGTACGTTCGCAAGAATGAAACTCAAAGGAATTGACGGGGACC is a window from the Haliovirga abyssi genome containing:
- a CDS encoding dihydroorotate dehydrogenase — protein: MNMKVKLGNIILQNPIMTASGTFGYGDEFKELVDLNRIGGICVKGTTLEERQGNPTPRILETPGGMLNAIGFQNVGIDRFKKEKYSFLKELKAKTFVNITANTIEEFGILANKLNDIEIGGIEINISCPNIKAGGINMGTDPDMAFKVVKEVKKNTKHHVMVKLTPNVTDIKVIAKAVEDAGADSISLINTLVGMAVDIKTRKPKIKNIIAGLSGPAIKPVALRLVWEVAKTVKIPIVGMGGISNFEDVLEFLIVGATAVQIGTANFYNPRVTMDILDGLEKYMKENEIKDINEIVGSFKI
- the leuS gene encoding leucine--tRNA ligase, with protein sequence MKEYKFSEIESKWQKEWEEQKIFKTENKDENRENYYLLEMFPYPSGKIHMGHVRNYSIGDVIARYKKMNGYNVLHPIGWDSFGLPAENAAIQNGVDPKKWTLENIESMKKQLKKLGFSYDWDREIATCKEDYYKWNQWIFTKLYEKGLVYKKKSYVNWCDSCKTVLANEQVEDGKCWRCGNEVHQKDLEQWFFKITDYAEELLEGHKELKGNWPDKVIAMQKNWIGKSYGTEVNFKLENSDIDVPVFTTRVDTIFGVTYMVLAPEHPLVEEILKENKDIKEKVYKMRNEDKISRTAENSEKTGVFSGKYVINPVNNEKVPLWIGNYVLMDYGTGAVMAVPTHDERDFQFAKKYNLKLKIVITPEEDEINKDEMTEAYIKKGILINSGEFNGLKNREAISKIADYIEKKGYGKKTTNYRLKDWLISRQRYWGTPIPAIYCEKCGVVMEKEENLPVRLPSDVEFTGTGNPLETSNEYKNVVCPKCGGKARRETDTMDTFVDSSWYYLRYTDSKNSSIPFEKEIVDGWVPVDQYIGGIEHAVMHLLYSRFFHKLLRDLGLLSSDEPFKKLLTQGMVLGPSYHCPDCKKYYYASEVEEGNRCKTCGKDLKIKVEKMSKSKNNGVDPNHIIAEYGADTARLFTLFAAPPEKELEWNEKSLAGAFRFLNRVWRIVLENKEHVNIGNKIEIDVKKLNKDDKNLMKKLNQTIKKVTESMEDNFHFNTAIAAIMELVNEMYLYKNSIFDNKKESNIWREVIEKLVILVSPFVPHIADELWEEAGFKGFVYEEKWPISNEEFLVEDEVNVAFQVNGKLRDAATVAKEIGREELKELALNSDKVKKYTDGKNILKVIVVPNKIVNIVVK